The Bdellovibrionota bacterium sequence CACCTTTTCCTCAGATCTGCGTCATTTATGATGCGCATCTGAGGAAAAGGTGCGGCTCACCTTCTTGACTTGAACCCGCCGGCAACAGATAAGCTAATGATCTATTTTTGAATTTCGAAGCTTAATTTTTAAGAGGTAATTAATGGCAAAACCTTACGACATTAGTGTTTTAAATACGATTGCGCAAAGAGCGCTTTATTATGCCGTTCAGATGATTCACATCGCGAACCATAGAAAAGACAAAGAAAAAGGCGATCCCAAAATCGGTGGTCACCAATCTGCCAGCGCAAGCTCACTCCAAATTCTCGGGGCAATTCACCTGGTTTCAAAATCGGGTTTTGATCACATGGCGATCAAACCTCACGCCTCGCCTGCTGATCACTCTTACAATTATCTTTTGAATAATTTTTTAGATGAAAACAACAACCGTCTTCCTCAAGAGCTTCAAGAAATTGCTATGCATGGATTGAGAAAATTCTCTGACGATGGAACTCCTGTTTTCCAATCCTACCATTCTAAATACGATCCTGATCGTCACAACTTCTTACCATCAGGAACAGTCGGGATTCCGCCAGTTAACTTGGGTTATCTTGCACTTTCTTACAGATACGCTAAAGATCACGGGTATAAAGTGCCAGAGACCGCGCACTTCTGGGCTCTCTGTGGTGACTCGGAATTCCGAGAAGGTTCGCTCTTTGAAGCAATGCCTGAGTTTGCAGAACGTGAAATCGGAAACCTCACTTGGATCATCGATTATAACCGCCAGAGTTTAGATGGTCACAGAATTACAAATAAAGAAATCATCGGCTCCACTGATGACGTGAGATTAGCAAAAACCGCGGAAGCCAACGGCTGGGAAGTGTTTATGCTGAAACACGGCTCCATCAGACAAAAGCTTTTCAAAAAGCCAGGTGGCGATGTTTTCAAAAAGCTTTTAGACGAAGATTTAGCAGACTTTGAATTTCAATCTATGCTTCTAATCAAAGACAAAAAAGAATTAAAAAAACATTTAATAGAAAAACATCCCCAAGTGAAAAAATTTGTAGAAAGCGTGGATGATACTGAACTTCATGCATCTCTAAGAGATCTCGCCGGCCACGATTTTGAAATGATTATCGAAGCACTTGAGGCCAGCAAGAAAAACAAAAGAAAGCCTACTTTGATTGTTGCTCACACAGTAAAAGGCTGGGGACTTTCTGAAGCGGCGCAACCCGGAAACCACAACAGTCAGTTGGATCAACCAGAGATTGATGCTTTAAGAGAGAAAGAAGGCCTCCCTGCGGATCAACTTTTCAAAAAATTTGCAGAGAGCTCTAAAGAAGCAAAATTCCTAAAAACTCGTGGTGATGATCTTTATAAAGAAATTTTAAAACAGTATGAAATTAAAGAAGAGAACAAAAAATTCTTTAACGCAGAACTTGAAAAGCACGGACAAATTCCTGAGTCACTGGATATCAATTTAAAAATGGTAAACTACCCACACACACAGTGGATGTTGGGACAGTTGACAGCAAAGCTTACGCGTATTTCAAACACAGCGGACACAAAAGATGCCAAGCCATTAACAGATGCAGAGAAAGCATTTAAACTTCCATCAGAATTATTTGTATCTATGGCTCCAGATGTTGGAACCTCCACAAACTTGAATCCTGCGATGGATGGAAAAGTTTTCGGCGCTATGGATATCGAAGACTTCGAAAAAGAATTCTCAGTGAAAGACACAAAACTTCCAGATCTAGTTCCTGGTAGCGAAAAGTCAGATCGATTCATTCGTTTTGAAATCGCAGAATGCAACGTAATGTCTTGTGTGGGTTCATTTGGACAGATGAGAGATTTACTTGGAATCCCACTCTTCCCATTGATGACCGTCTATGATTTCTTTTTGAAGCGCGCACTGGACCAGTACTTTTACAACCAATACTGGAAATCTAGCTTCGTACTAGTGGGAACTCCAGCCGGCGTAACATTATCTCCGGAAGGTGCTCAGCACGGATGGAAGTCGGACTTCCAAATTCCAAACCAAATCGTTTGGGAACCGTTCTTTTGTAGAGAACTTGATTGGATTTTCTGCGATGCCATCAGAAGACATTTCTACTTTGATAATGACGGAAGGAACGGTCTTCACATCAGAGGCGTCACAAGAGGAGCTGACCAAAAAGAATTCTTGAAACGTTTGAAAACTCAAAAATTATTTAAAGTAGATCAATCTCAAATTCTTATGCCGCAAGGTCAGAATTATGAGGGCGCTGTCGACGAATCAACCGTGGATTCATTCAGTGAAGAAGAGATCATGAGTGCCGTAAGAAAAGATGTTCTTGCTGGTGGATACTACTTAATCAACTACGAAGGTTACGCTGGATACGAACCAGGTGATAACGTAGTAAATATTTTCTCTATGGGCTCACCGACCACAGAAGCGATTGCTGCCTCAAATAAGCTTTTAGAAAAAGGCATTTATGCCAACGTGATCGTGGTGACTTCAAATGATCTATTGATTGGAACGTTAGCCGAGCAAAATGATCATCATCACTTAAGACAAAAACTTGGGATCAACTCTAAACTTTACCTTCACCCAACTCAAAGCACACAATCACAGGCGGATCTCGTGACTTTGGCCGGCAGAAGAATTCCAATCGTGAGTGTTCATGATGGGGAGCCAGGACTCTTAGACAATATCGGCTCCATCATCGGCGTAAGACATGAAGTTCTTGCGGTGAAGAAACATTCTAAATGCGGAAGACCTTCAGAAATCTACAAGTACCACCACATTGACGCAGACTCTGTTGTCGAAGCGTGCGGGAAAGTTCTTTCTGAAACTGCATTAGAAGAAATCCAAGTTTCTAAATCGGTTTTAGAATCCGTAGGAAATTATTCTTCGCGAACAAATGACTGGCGAGAACTTTGGCCGCAAACTTCGCCGAACACAACTAAACATTAAGAGTTCGCGTGAAGTTAATCAATCAAGGCGAAATTATAAAGTCTCCGAATAAAAAACATCCGGAGACTATTGTATTTGTTCCTTTCTTTTTCGGAAAGAAACCACAAATGCGTCGCCATGCCGAGTTTATGGCAGAAATTGGTTACGATTCGGTAATCTTTAATCTTTCTTACAAACCCACAAAGGTTATTCCAAAACTTCGCAAATCGCTTTCTCTCGGTTGGGGGATTAAACACGTTTGGACGAGAGAGATCACAAAAATCTTAGACACTATCCCAGGCGATAAAATTTTATTCTCATTTTCAAATCCGACAACGGCAGCCCTGGAAACTATTGCCCTTCGAAATGCCAAAGATGTTAAAGCTTTGATCTGCGATGGGGGTCCATTTTACGATCTCTTAAAGTGCAATTGGAATTTCTTTATTCATGCAAAACCTCAAAAAAATCCTTTAAAAAGAATTGGCTGGAATATTTACGCTCGTGGAATTTGGACGATTGATCACGAAAAGGAAATCAAAAGAGATTTAAACTCTCTTCCGAAAGACTTCCCTATTCTTTCCATTAGAGGATGGCTTGATCCACTCGTACCAACCTCAGCCATCGACAAAGCTTTCGCGGGTCACGATCAAATTGACTTAGAAATTCTAAACTTACCTGAAGGCGGCCATCTCGACGGCCTTAAAAAATTCCCAGAGGTTTACAAACCGCGAGTCGCAGATTTCTTATCTAGTATTTCGAAGTGATTCTTAATCTTGAAGATTTTTATTAAATTGGCAGCTGTAGTTTTCACCTAAGAGCAATACCTGTCTTTTATACATATACACTCCTCACTATAGAGAAAAAATATTTCTGTTACTTGATGTTAACAGTGCACTTTCCAAATACAACGATAGGTAATCTGCTCCAAAACCCCACAGCGACATCAATACTTTTTGGATCTAGAACTCCTTGATATTTTTCAGCACAGTTTTTATTGAGCCTATCAACAGCCTCTTGATTACTCCATTTAGCACCTATAACACGTGATCGGCTGGTATTTACGTAAATTTGATGAGTTACAGTAGATGCATATGTCGTCGTACAAATAAGTATTAAGCTCACAACAGCCATTAATTTTCGCATAGAAATTATAGATTTTTTAATCATAACTTTTATCTCCTAGATAGTTAAATAAGCTGCTCACAAAAAAATTGCGGCCTTGGTGGGGGAACCAAGACCGCTTAGGGGNNNNNNNNNNAGTTACTTATATATATTGCAAAGCGATTGCCAACTTTTCCCTACTCCAAATCAATTAAAATTGATTTTTAGATGCCCATACCAACCATAAATGGAACCATCCACTAACACTCAAAATTCAATTTTCATCTAAATATATAATATTGCTAACAAATATACCTCTTGGACAATCCATAATCACAGCGACAATTTTGGCTTCGTTTATTTTATTTAAAAGTGTTTGAGTCCAATATCGCAACACTTCTGCAACAATTCTCAGATTGCTATAGACATCCATTTTCGACTTTAATTTACTAATGTTGTTATTTTATGAAGTCATATCTTTGGCTTAAAAGGAAAATACTATGAGAATTATTTTATTGTTCGTTTTTTTAATTTCGCTGTCCATTGATGTATTTGCTGATGAACCTATCTTCTCTAAAGAACAACTACTCTCTGAAGGATATCAAATCTTCCACTCAAGAACCATTTCAAGATCAGGAAAATCCTCCTTCCCAATAAAGACCCTGCCTTGGCCCGTACAATTTAAAGATGCATCTCACACTATCGCGAATTCGATGGCTCAATTTCAACCTTTCAGTACTCCCGGATATTTCCATTTAGGGTGTGATCTTATCGTAAATATGGGAGAAAAAGTATTTACTCCTGTCGGCGGAAGATTAGAAGCTGGGCATTACAGCTACACCAACAACGATGACGGCTCTAAAGTAAAATATTGGAAGCCTTGGCCTGAAACAGGCAATTCTACCTACTTTGAAATCGCAGTCGTTAACGAAGGTGGATATAGATTTGAATACCACCACATGGATAGAGATACCTTGCCAAAAGAAATCGTTGATATCTTAAATAATGGAGGTGGTTACATTCCCGCAGGAACATACGTGGGACGAGCCGTTTATTTTAGTAGTGATTATCATCACATTCATTACAATGTGATTGCTCCCAACCAGATAGCAATCAATCCCGAAGCCATCAGCCTTCCTATTCCAGACCATAAGGCACCAGAAATTTTTAATGTATTTGCTGTTTATGCAAATGGAGACGTAATCTCACTCAAAGAAAACTCACAACTGAATAAACGACCTATCGAATTTGTAGTGTGGACGCGCGATCAATTGGATGGCAGTGTTTATGATCAACCACCTACTCTTTCCATGATCGAATTCGAGTCTGGAGAAAAAGTCAGTTGGGACTTTCGAGAAAAACTAGCAGATTCAAATGGAAAACTCCCCAATCTATTTAATTTTATTCTCACGGAACTCAAAGTCGGTAAGGATATTTTACGCTCAGAAGGGGGCTACGGAATAGGCCGATCCCTTATCCGTTTATCTGTCCCTAAATTAGCTCATGGAAAATTTGTAATTACCGCCCAAGATATTTCTGGAAATAGCACTAAAATGACTGGAAATATTAAGCTTTAATTCGCAATTGCTGATTCAACCTAAATCTTAATGCCCACGGAAATTCCATCATGGCTTGGATAAACAATGGATTTAAATCTTTTAGAATCCGAGAAAGCTTCATGGAATTTCACCATCGCGGAGACTTGCGTTTTAGAATAGCCTTCTTGCGCTGCTCCCCACATTGATCCGCCCAAGAATGTATTATCGGC is a genomic window containing:
- a CDS encoding pyruvate dehydrogenase, with translation MAKPYDISVLNTIAQRALYYAVQMIHIANHRKDKEKGDPKIGGHQSASASSLQILGAIHLVSKSGFDHMAIKPHASPADHSYNYLLNNFLDENNNRLPQELQEIAMHGLRKFSDDGTPVFQSYHSKYDPDRHNFLPSGTVGIPPVNLGYLALSYRYAKDHGYKVPETAHFWALCGDSEFREGSLFEAMPEFAEREIGNLTWIIDYNRQSLDGHRITNKEIIGSTDDVRLAKTAEANGWEVFMLKHGSIRQKLFKKPGGDVFKKLLDEDLADFEFQSMLLIKDKKELKKHLIEKHPQVKKFVESVDDTELHASLRDLAGHDFEMIIEALEASKKNKRKPTLIVAHTVKGWGLSEAAQPGNHNSQLDQPEIDALREKEGLPADQLFKKFAESSKEAKFLKTRGDDLYKEILKQYEIKEENKKFFNAELEKHGQIPESLDINLKMVNYPHTQWMLGQLTAKLTRISNTADTKDAKPLTDAEKAFKLPSELFVSMAPDVGTSTNLNPAMDGKVFGAMDIEDFEKEFSVKDTKLPDLVPGSEKSDRFIRFEIAECNVMSCVGSFGQMRDLLGIPLFPLMTVYDFFLKRALDQYFYNQYWKSSFVLVGTPAGVTLSPEGAQHGWKSDFQIPNQIVWEPFFCRELDWIFCDAIRRHFYFDNDGRNGLHIRGVTRGADQKEFLKRLKTQKLFKVDQSQILMPQGQNYEGAVDESTVDSFSEEEIMSAVRKDVLAGGYYLINYEGYAGYEPGDNVVNIFSMGSPTTEAIAASNKLLEKGIYANVIVVTSNDLLIGTLAEQNDHHHLRQKLGINSKLYLHPTQSTQSQADLVTLAGRRIPIVSVHDGEPGLLDNIGSIIGVRHEVLAVKKHSKCGRPSEIYKYHHIDADSVVEACGKVLSETALEEIQVSKSVLESVGNYSSRTNDWRELWPQTSPNTTKH